From a region of the Haematobia irritans isolate KBUSLIRL chromosome 4, ASM5000362v1, whole genome shotgun sequence genome:
- the hdm gene encoding meiosis specific with OB domains hold'em, producing MNQKQEKGPTVKRLNQLHPEMENILIIAMVLNKTEPCIFLSKNDSQYRAVMNFTLRDSTKDIVNCTFWCSREKVEEFNDLIQIGDIVDVANPKITLVKLNNDSKQAQYQPVTSLPISLVCNEGEGYIVKHNHHLDMERYREIKLLEHQSHKPLHSVMNLADVRYSDTSGGGFHTDFLIVVGLVKTPRDIRPTKDGRARRCCEILVFDQSLTSGMTLTIWHSDWIRRAQDTWQPMKTVLHLIDVKISYSDFYKSCILSTTSRSIIYENPIGSETQNLQKFAESTPKAPFDMLTHTTSDNLPKPEDINTIMTVRQIYSRAEGQMRDNSEQFTAVLYTMITKFDVEWKNSVVNKRCKACKRLISYSKTICDTEQCQLSFSFDYTDEKYEYFFNLNVHCTDHTGTLIETRLSDAIAVRILGITCEEYLNMNDSEIEQLKGRFLLNHFEVKLLVKKTNTLRRKVVVLIIDMRPVDLDELAKKIAVF from the exons ATGAATCAAAAGCAAGAAAAAGGACCCACAGTTAAAAGACTTAATCAGCTTCACCCTGAAATGgagaatattttaataatagctATGGTCTTAAACAAAACCGAGCCTTGCATATTTCTCTCCAAAAATGATAGCCAATATAGAGCTGTTATGAATTTTACTTTGCGGGATTCCACGAAAGACATTGTCAATTGTACTTTTTGGTGTTCCAgggaaaaggttgaagaattcaATGATCTAATCCAAATTGGTGACATTGTGGATGTCGCCAATCCGAAGATTACTTTAGTCAAACTGAATAACGATTCGAAACAAGCTCAATATCAGCCTGTAACCTCTTTACCTATATCACTCGTTTGCAATGAAGGTGAGGGGTATATAGTAAAACACAACCATCATCTTGACATGGAaaggtacagagaaattaaactaTTGGaacaccaatcacacaaaccaTTGCATTCGGTTATGAATTTGGCCGATGTACGATATAGCGATACATCGGGTGGGGGTTTTCATACGGATTTTCTCATTGTTGTGGGCTTGGTAAAGACCCCTCGAGATATACGACCCACTAAAGATGGCAGAGCCAGACGTTGTtgtgaaattttagttttcgatCAAAGTCTAACCAGTGGTATGACTTTAACAATTTGGCATTCAGACTGGATTCGAAGAGCTCAAGATACTTGGCAGCCCATGAAAACTGTGTTGCATTTAATTGATGTGAAAATATCATACTCTGATTTTTATAAGTCATGCATATTGAGTACCACTTCTAGAAGTATAATCTATGAAAATCCAATTGGTTCCGAAACTCAAAACTTGCAGAAATTTGCCGAATCTACTCCCAAGGCCCCGTTTGACATGCTAACTCACACAACTTCGGATAATTTACCTAAAC CGGAGGACATAAATACTATCATGACTGTACGGCAAATATATTCTCGAGCTGAGGGCCAAATGCGTGACAACTCTGAACAATTTACAGCTGTTCTATACACAATGATAACAAAATTCGATGTGGAATGGAAAAACTCAGTGGTAAACAAAAGATG TAAAGCCTGCAAACGATTGATCTCATATTCAAAAACCATATGTGATACAGAACAATGTcaactttcattttcatttgactATACAGatgaaaaatatgaatatttctTCAATTTAAACGTCCATTGTACAGATCACActggtacactaatagaaactcGTTTGTCCGATGCCATAGCGGTCAGAATATTAGGCATCACTTGTGAGGAATACTTGAATATGAATGATTCCGAAATTGAACAACTAAAAGGGCGTTTTCTACTAAATCATTTCGAagtaaaacttttggttaaaaaAACGAATACCTTGAGACGTAAGGTGGTGGTTTTAATTATCGACATGAGACCTGTGGATTTGGATGAATTAGCTAAGAAAATTGCAGTATTTTAA